From a region of the Helianthus annuus cultivar XRQ/B chromosome 5, HanXRQr2.0-SUNRISE, whole genome shotgun sequence genome:
- the LOC110941324 gene encoding subtilisin-like protease SBT3.17, translated as MAHRSLLSSCNNTLSLIFLLIIVTISSSSSMAETDSSVPASVSAPVEEEAAVHIVYTDRPQHEELEDYHIHTLSSVLGSEEAAKGALLYTYKHAACGFSAKLTPKQVEQLSKQPGVLQVVKDGTVRLHDSPAKLHTL; from the exons ATGGCTCATCGATCCCTATTATCATCGTGTAACAACACCCTATCTCTCATCTTCCTCCTCATCATCGTCaccatatcatcatcatcatcaatggCCGAAACCGATTCATCCGTTCCTGCATCTGTATCAGCACCAGTAGAAGAAGAAGCAGCAGTTCACATCGTTTACACCGATCGACCTCAACACGAAGAACTTGAAGATTATCACATTCACACGCTCTCTTCGGTCCTCGGAAG TGAGGAGGCAGCAAAAGGAGCTTTGCTGTATACTTACAAGCATGCAGCTTGTGGGTTTTCTGCTAAACTCACTCCCAAGCAAGTTGAACAACTTTCAA AACAACCAGGTGTTCTCCAGGTGGTGAAGGACGGGACCGTGAGGCTCCATGATTCACCTGCAAAGCTGCACACCCTCTAA
- the LOC110943625 gene encoding putative receptor protein kinase ZmPK1 produces MANRDEPVNGKHSELSLHKDGNLVLTDAGRYIIWSTHTKSNSSSIKLQLYNSGNLILHEQGNPVWQSFDHPTDTLLPNQLFTKNTQLVSSRSSTNYSSGFYKLYFDTDGILRLHYNNHEMTTIYWPHPSLDAWQVGRYLYLYSQRASLDSEGRFHSTDGLGFLSADFGYGPQRMMKIDMDGNLRVYSLVKHGATWEWMIKWQAVSHSCKIHGVCGPNSLCTYSQHSGRTCTCLHGYKMVNSKDWSYGCEPDFKTCRPEEEGFVELQYVEFFGFDIRLHRNYTLDACKNDCLNDCACKGFQFGYLAGFRVYFCYIKAFLYNGYQLGYPHRMYIKLPKTFVSSYKQKPMNKSSFHCLDLTVTPIIRSYENKPNNNILRFVLIIGCVIGFIEIICILLFWINTSKSPVTTEQSYSLAVTPFRKFTYRELKKASHNFRDEIGQGGASVVYKGRLTDKRIAAIKKLKGMASHQNDNEFQAEISTIGRLNHMNLIETWGYCAEGPHRLIVYEYMENGSLAEKLREGNLDWDTVFNIAKGTAKGLAYLHEECLEWVLHCDVKPHNILLDGNYNPRVADFGFSKLLDRDGTKKSGFSTIRGTRGYMAPEWVFKLPITSKVDVFSYGVVVLEMITGRGPGGKKQGTSEDVETGPGLVEWVRDRVRDGGGSGSESWIDDVVNGSICGKFDRKMMENLVRIALKCAEDDMQVRPTMNQVVNMLLHPENG; encoded by the exons ATGGCGAACCGAGACGAACCGGTAAACGGAAAACACTCAGAACTCTCCCTACATAAAGATGGTAATCTTGTTTTAACAGATGCCGGTCGATACATCATTTGGTCAACTCATACAAAATCAAACTCATCATCCATAAAATTACAACTTTATAACTCGGGTAACCTTATCCTCCACGAACAAGGAAACCCTGTTTGGCAAAGCTTTGATCATCCAACAGATACCCTTCTTCCAAACCAACTATTTACCAAGAACACACAACTTGTTTCTTCAAGAAGTTCTACAAACTATTCTTCTGGTTTCTATAAGCTGTATTTCGATACAGACGGCATCCTTCGGCTTCATTACAATAACCACGAAATGACTACTATTTACTGGCCTCATCCCAGTTTAGATGCTTGGCAAGTTGGGAGGTACCTGTATTTGTATAGCCAAAGAGCGAGTCTTGATTCAGAGGGGCGGTTCCACTCGACGGATGGGTTGGGATTCTTGTCTGCCGATTTCGGATATGGGCCGCAACGAATGATGAAGATTGACATGGATGGTAATCTAAGAGTTTATAGTCTGGTTAAGCATGGAGCAACATGGGAATGGATGATTAAATGGCAAGCTGTTTCTCATTCTTGCAAGATTCATGGTGTTTGTGGACCAAATAGTCTTTGTACATACTCTCAACATTCAG GAAGGACATGCACCTGTTTACATGGTTACAAGATGGTGAATTCCAAAGACTGGAGTTATGGATGCGAACCTGATTTCAAGACTTGCAGACCCGAAGAGGAAGGTTTCGTTGAGCTTCAATACGTCGAATTCTTCGGCTTTGATATTCGGTTACATCGAAACTACACCCTCGATGCTTGCAAGAACGATTGCTTAAACGATTGCGCTTGCAAAGGGTTCCAGTTTGGATATCTTGCTGGTTTTAGAGTCTATTTTTGCTACATTAAGGCTTTTCTATATAATGGATACCAATTGGGCTACCCCCATCGGATGTACATCAAACTGCCAAAGACATTTGTTTCATCTTATAAACAAAAACCCATGAACAAATCCAGCTTTCATTGTTTAGATCTAACAGTGACACCCATTATAAGATCGTATGAGAATAAACCGAATAACAACATACTACGATTCGTGCTCATAATCGGATGTGTAATTGGGTTTATCGAGATCATCTGCATTCTGCTTTTCTGGATCAACACTAGTAAAAGCCCGGTTACAACTGAACAAAGTTATTCCCTGGCCGTAACACCGTTCAGAAAGTTCACATACCGCGAGCTGAAGAAGGCGTCGCATAACTTTAGGGACGAGATCGGACAAGGTGGCGCTAGCGTTGTGTATAAAGGAAGATTAACCGATAAACGAATTGCAGCGATTAAAAAGCTCAAGGGCATGGCTAGCCACCAAAATGACAATGAATTTCAAGCGGAAATTAGCACAATTGGGAGACTAAACCACATGAATTTAATCGAAACATGGGGTTATTGTGCTGAAGGACCGCATAGACTTATCGTTTACGAGTACATGGAAAACGGGTCGTTGGCTGAAAAGTTACGTGAGGGGAACCTTGATTGGGACACCGTTTTTAATATAGCTAAAGGTACTGCAAAAGGATTGGCATATTTACATGAAGAATGCTTGGAATGGGTCCTGCATTGTGATGTGAAACCACATAACATTTTGCTGGATGGAAACTATAATCCTAGAGTAGCTGATTTCGGGTTTTCGAAACTGTTAGATAGAGATGGTACCAAGAAATCAGGATTCTCAACAATTAGAGGGACTCGAGGCTACATGGCACCTGAATGGGTGTTCAAACTTCCGATCACATCAAAAGTCGATGTGTTTAGCTACGGAGTGGTGGTTTTGGAGATGATTACAGGTCGGGGTCCAGGAGGGAAGAAGCAAGGGACTAGTGAAGATGTTGAGACCGGGCCTGGGTTGGTAGAGTGGGTGAGAGATAGGGTGAGAGATGGTGGTGGAAGTGGTTCGGAATCTTGGATTGATGATGTCGTAAATGGTTCAATATGCGGCAAGTTTGATCGGAAGATGATGGAAAACCTGGTTAGAATTGCATTGAAATGTGCCGAGGATGATATGCAGGTCCGACCCACAATGAATCAAGTGGTTAACATGCTTCTACATCCAGAAAATGGATAG